The bacterium genome includes a region encoding these proteins:
- the rtcA gene encoding RNA 3'-terminal phosphate cyclase → MIELDGATKSGSGTILRSAVSLASLLGEDLHLVNIRARRDKPGLRPQHLTALLACCEMTGGRVEGAQVGSGEIFYRPGPAKVLRRDFSWDIGTAGSTTMLAFGILPLAVFSRQPHSFTITGGLFQDFAPSAYHMQHALLPLLATMGLKAELKILQPGYVPQGQGKIELITAPCDQSLSGISLPVQGDIRQVQGISLSSHLAEQKVSQRMAETCQKILHKNGLEARFEIIDDTSAVQKGAALFVAASTRAGCLLGADLAGKPGRRSEWIADQVARMLLADLRSGASVDRHLADQLILFAGLAKGTTEYRIPQMTPHIETNLWLVNTILGAKTAEESGMIRIEGVGFWP, encoded by the coding sequence ATGATCGAACTTGATGGGGCCACAAAATCAGGAAGCGGAACGATCCTGCGCTCTGCAGTGAGCCTTGCCTCCCTGCTGGGAGAAGACCTTCATCTGGTCAATATCCGGGCCAGGAGGGACAAACCCGGGCTTCGCCCGCAGCATCTTACGGCCCTTCTTGCCTGCTGCGAGATGACGGGAGGCAGGGTGGAGGGAGCACAGGTCGGCTCAGGTGAAATTTTCTATCGTCCCGGCCCGGCCAAAGTCCTTCGCCGGGACTTTTCCTGGGATATCGGCACTGCCGGATCAACCACCATGCTGGCCTTCGGCATCCTGCCCCTGGCTGTCTTCTCCCGCCAGCCCCACAGCTTTACGATCACCGGCGGGCTGTTTCAGGATTTCGCTCCCAGCGCCTACCATATGCAGCATGCCCTCCTGCCCCTTCTGGCCACCATGGGATTGAAGGCGGAGCTGAAAATCCTTCAACCCGGCTATGTACCGCAGGGGCAGGGAAAGATCGAGCTTATCACCGCTCCCTGTGATCAGTCCCTTTCGGGTATTTCTCTGCCTGTCCAGGGAGATATCCGGCAGGTGCAGGGCATTTCCCTCTCCTCTCACCTTGCGGAGCAGAAGGTCAGCCAGCGCATGGCTGAAACCTGTCAGAAGATATTGCACAAAAACGGTCTTGAAGCCCGGTTCGAGATAATCGATGACACCTCGGCAGTCCAGAAGGGAGCCGCCCTCTTTGTGGCTGCATCCACCCGGGCCGGCTGCCTTCTTGGGGCGGATCTGGCAGGCAAGCCCGGCAGAAGGTCGGAGTGGATCGCAGACCAGGTGGCCCGCATGCTCCTTGCGGACCTTCGGTCCGGAGCTTCGGTGGACCGGCACCTGGCTGATCAGTTGATCCTCTTTGCCGGACTGGCCAAAGGGACCACCGAATACCGTATTCCTCAAATGACCCCGCATATCGAAACCAATCTGTGGCTGGTCAATACAATCCTTGGAGCCAAGACTGCGGAGGAGAGCGGCATGATCCGGATCGAAGGGGTCGGCTTCTGGCCATAA
- a CDS encoding transporter, with product MNRYRVIIVSATLLTAAVLSISAGMSSAAEIKARSGFFFDWFTGSGHSHAWQRAAEATKGYQFSIPVKIELDFQKFSAGILAGAARTQFNLAQGEKIYMTNTLDTRLNLAYPITDQLPVDILLGLDLNLPTGRTDLKEKELVFIGNPDIVSITNFGEGLNINPTVSLAKEWTSWAAGLGLGYVFRGKYDYCETVRDYDPGDIVNLTTQVNYNFLTSYQARLFADYAYFTKDTKRGKDSFQEGNFLRLGFGLNYSQTRWDAQASLQSILRGKSKSIEEEPAPAFTTEDKNRHGDEWIAGISGRYSLNDQTSLKSQMEFLWADENDYLRTDPLYLGKKQKLSLGAGAGWQITSRLDADAMLKGFLLKNNDRDYQGASLIARLIASF from the coding sequence GTGAACAGATACCGAGTAATCATAGTGTCAGCGACATTGCTGACGGCTGCTGTCCTGAGCATAAGTGCCGGGATGAGCTCGGCAGCCGAAATAAAAGCCCGGTCGGGCTTTTTCTTCGACTGGTTTACCGGCAGCGGCCACAGCCATGCTTGGCAGCGGGCAGCAGAGGCGACCAAAGGGTATCAATTCTCTATCCCGGTCAAGATCGAGCTTGACTTTCAGAAATTTTCCGCCGGTATCCTGGCCGGAGCCGCCAGGACCCAATTCAACCTCGCACAGGGAGAAAAAATATACATGACCAATACCCTCGATACCAGGCTCAACCTCGCCTACCCCATCACCGACCAATTGCCCGTCGATATTCTTCTCGGCCTGGATTTGAATCTCCCCACCGGCCGGACCGATCTGAAGGAAAAGGAACTGGTTTTCATCGGCAACCCGGATATTGTCTCAATCACGAATTTTGGAGAGGGTCTGAACATCAACCCGACTGTTTCCCTGGCTAAGGAGTGGACAAGCTGGGCAGCCGGGCTTGGGCTCGGTTACGTCTTTCGGGGAAAGTACGACTATTGCGAAACGGTCAGAGACTATGATCCGGGGGATATCGTTAATCTCACCACCCAGGTGAACTATAATTTCCTCACCAGTTACCAGGCGCGTCTCTTCGCTGATTATGCTTATTTCACCAAAGATACCAAACGAGGAAAGGATTCTTTTCAGGAGGGGAACTTCCTCCGGCTGGGGTTTGGACTGAATTACAGCCAGACCCGCTGGGATGCGCAGGCCAGCCTGCAAAGCATCCTGCGGGGAAAAAGCAAATCGATCGAGGAAGAGCCTGCACCCGCCTTTACAACCGAAGACAAAAACCGGCACGGTGATGAATGGATAGCCGGTATCTCCGGGCGGTATTCCCTGAACGACCAGACATCTCTGAAATCCCAAATGGAATTTCTCTGGGCCGATGAGAACGATTATCTCCGGACCGATCCCCTGTATCTCGGAAAGAAGCAAAAACTTTCACTGGGAGCCGGAGCAGGCTGGCAGATTACTTCCCGGCTCGATGCCGACGCGATGCTCAAGGGCTTTCTCCTGAAGAACAACGACCGCGATTACCAGGGAGCTTCCCTCATCGCGCGGCTGATTGCTTCATTTTAG
- a CDS encoding CsgG/HfaB family protein gives MDIWLTICLCCILFLAVFASSLWAGQVITQEDRLWARQVLAKEKGLGAPGAPNTLAIFPFQNKTGKPELDPVQKGMALMLITDLSQIKSLQVVERVKLQALVDEMELGKSGLVNMDEAPRVGKLLGAQRLIGGDLQNGQLHPLQIKALLLDVPTAEVLKQPVTEGDLARLFDLEKELVSEILGYLKIEPTPEEKKRLQKPLTTSIKAALNLFAGIAASDEGDYRKAAGFYQRALREDPSIAHAREALGELQDLGLVPNSRSRDSFLHSIKDQTSLTDQLTPEDAIKREGRPSGDTVREIGGQAGHPASVEFPPTEFP, from the coding sequence ATGGATATATGGTTAACCATCTGCTTATGCTGTATCCTGTTTTTGGCTGTTTTTGCTTCATCCTTGTGGGCCGGGCAGGTGATTACGCAGGAAGACAGACTCTGGGCCAGGCAGGTCCTGGCAAAAGAAAAGGGGCTTGGAGCACCGGGTGCGCCGAATACCCTTGCCATTTTCCCTTTTCAGAACAAGACCGGAAAACCGGAACTGGACCCCGTGCAAAAGGGAATGGCCCTGATGCTCATCACTGACCTTTCTCAAATCAAGAGCCTTCAGGTCGTGGAAAGGGTCAAGCTCCAGGCGCTTGTGGACGAAATGGAGCTTGGGAAGTCCGGCTTGGTGAATATGGATGAAGCACCCCGGGTTGGAAAATTACTCGGCGCGCAGCGCCTGATCGGTGGTGATCTTCAGAATGGCCAGCTTCATCCATTGCAGATCAAGGCCCTTTTGCTGGATGTGCCGACCGCTGAAGTTCTGAAACAGCCGGTGACCGAAGGTGATTTAGCCAGATTATTCGATCTGGAGAAAGAGCTTGTTTCTGAAATCCTCGGTTATTTGAAGATTGAACCTACACCGGAGGAGAAAAAAAGATTACAAAAGCCATTGACCACGAGTATAAAAGCCGCCCTCAACCTGTTCGCGGGGATTGCAGCCAGTGACGAAGGGGATTACCGGAAAGCAGCCGGGTTCTATCAGCGGGCATTACGGGAAGATCCTTCGATCGCTCATGCACGGGAGGCGCTTGGAGAGTTGCAGGATCTTGGCCTGGTTCCGAATTCGCGGAGCAGGGATTCTTTCCTGCACTCAATCAAGGATCAGACTTCACTCACCGACCAATTGACTCCGGAAGATGCGATAAAACGGGAAGGAAGACCATCAGGTGACACAGTGCGTGAGATTGGCGGCCAAGCCGGTCACCCCGCTTCTGTTGAATTTCCACCCACCGAATTCCCCTAG
- a CDS encoding PQQ-binding-like beta-propeller repeat protein: protein MKKVSWLRRRGLVYSVSLLFLGVLVAVSSDVQGSGLADSAWPCVGHDAQHTGQSPYRGAQTDTLKWTYQLQSIGICSSPVIGADGTVYVVDINKIYAITPCGGLKWMHQIDGYIYSSPTIGADGTVYVTGIGIINEGNMVFEEGVLYALDPYAATPESRVKWNNQVAVYTVLSTPAIASDGTIYVASEDGYVRAISPAGNTLDWYFQNFQETGFTSSPAIGVNGNLYLESSDGYIYALNPGVLDPEAILIWWNDRPSGENSDYSSPAIGADGTIYVSSSYEVDAFNADGSLKWSFQTEDYSYYSPAIASNGTVYVGGGNNFYAIDPNGSLKWSYPAGKSNSSPAIGADGMIYLGSGRDGKIYALDPNGSLKWSYRVADFVNEGYTVSSPAIAEDGTVYILGEGKLYAFGYIAPPLWPCRGFDAQHTGQGFLVGAQTNTLKWLFKTGGAVESSAAIGADGTIYIGSDDKNVYAINSNGSLKWSFQTGGEVCSAPAIGVDGTIYVGSLDGRIYALYPDGSRRWAFPPADDLEMPPMDDVFSSPAIGTDGVIYIGGESGWIYALDSNGSVRWSYQAAGEIYSSPAISADGSTIYVGSTGGAVYALRSGIDYSPETRLRWKFAAEGGFYSSPAVGTDGTVYIGSSNNTIYALDPADAANSRVKWSYRTNGDVDSSPAIGADGTVYVGSDDGKVYALNPDGSLKWRSPFPTGGKVWSSPTIGADGTIYVGSNDGYIYAIRYDGSLLWKAKIGDWISSSAAIGNGLIYVGSSDGSVYALGSGAPIADYDPPLSSVSFKNGNSRDEKSSPWSGCFIGSVQGCWHLSARLSK from the coding sequence ATGAAGAAGGTTTCTTGGTTACGTCGCAGGGGTCTTGTATACTCGGTAAGCTTGCTTTTTCTGGGGGTACTGGTAGCGGTAAGCTCTGACGTGCAGGGCAGTGGATTAGCCGACAGTGCCTGGCCATGCGTGGGACACGATGCACAGCACACCGGTCAAAGCCCATACCGCGGTGCACAAACCGATACCCTGAAATGGACCTATCAGCTCCAGAGCATAGGTATCTGTTCTTCTCCGGTCATCGGGGCTGATGGCACGGTATATGTTGTGGACATCAACAAGATATATGCCATTACGCCCTGCGGCGGTCTGAAGTGGATGCATCAGATCGATGGCTATATCTATTCCTCCCCAACAATAGGGGCTGACGGCACGGTATATGTGACTGGCATTGGTATCATAAACGAGGGAAATATGGTATTTGAAGAAGGTGTGCTTTATGCTCTCGATCCATATGCCGCTACCCCTGAGAGCAGAGTAAAATGGAACAATCAGGTAGCGGTGTATACTGTCTTGTCCACTCCGGCTATAGCTTCTGATGGTACAATCTATGTTGCCAGTGAAGATGGTTATGTCCGGGCTATCAGTCCGGCTGGCAACACCTTGGATTGGTATTTCCAGAACTTTCAGGAAACAGGATTTACTTCTTCTCCGGCCATTGGAGTTAATGGCAATCTCTATCTCGAAAGCTCCGATGGTTATATCTATGCTCTCAATCCCGGTGTCCTCGACCCTGAAGCCATATTGATATGGTGGAATGATCGGCCAAGTGGCGAGAATTCCGATTATTCTTCGCCTGCTATTGGTGCTGACGGTACTATTTATGTCAGCAGCAGTTACGAAGTAGATGCCTTTAATGCTGATGGAAGTCTGAAATGGAGTTTTCAAACAGAGGACTACAGTTACTACTCACCAGCTATTGCATCCAACGGGACAGTCTATGTCGGAGGTGGCAATAATTTCTACGCTATCGATCCCAACGGCAGCCTGAAATGGAGCTACCCGGCTGGCAAATCTAATTCCTCTCCAGCCATAGGTGCTGACGGCATGATCTATTTGGGAAGCGGCAGGGATGGCAAAATCTATGCCCTCGATCCCAATGGCAGCCTGAAATGGAGCTATCGAGTCGCAGACTTTGTTAATGAAGGATATACTGTTTCCTCACCGGCTATTGCCGAAGATGGAACAGTTTATATCCTAGGCGAGGGGAAACTGTATGCATTTGGCTATATTGCCCCCCCCCTCTGGCCATGCAGGGGGTTTGACGCCCAGCACACCGGGCAGGGTTTTCTTGTTGGAGCGCAAACCAATACCCTGAAATGGCTGTTTAAAACAGGAGGCGCGGTTGAGTCCTCAGCAGCCATCGGTGCTGACGGAACGATCTATATCGGCAGCGATGATAAGAATGTGTATGCTATCAATTCGAATGGCAGCCTGAAGTGGAGTTTTCAAACCGGAGGCGAGGTCTGCTCCGCCCCGGCCATAGGGGTAGACGGCACCATTTACGTGGGCAGCCTTGACGGCAGGATCTATGCCTTATATCCAGATGGCAGCAGGCGATGGGCCTTTCCGCCGGCAGATGATCTGGAGATGCCGCCGATGGATGATGTATTCTCCTCCCCGGCCATAGGCACGGATGGTGTGATCTATATTGGTGGTGAATCGGGCTGGATATATGCCCTCGATTCGAACGGCAGTGTGAGATGGAGCTATCAGGCAGCAGGCGAGATTTATTCTTCACCGGCCATCTCGGCTGACGGCAGCACTATCTATGTCGGAAGTACCGGCGGCGCAGTCTACGCGCTGAGATCAGGCATCGACTATAGCCCCGAAACCCGGTTGAGATGGAAATTTGCGGCTGAGGGCGGATTTTATTCTTCCCCGGCAGTTGGCACTGATGGCACGGTCTATATCGGAAGCAGCAATAATACGATCTATGCGCTCGACCCCGCCGATGCCGCCAATAGCAGGGTGAAGTGGAGCTATCGGACGAACGGCGATGTCGATTCATCACCAGCCATAGGGGCTGATGGCACCGTCTATGTGGGAAGCGATGATGGCAAGGTTTATGCCCTCAACCCTGATGGCAGCCTGAAATGGAGATCTCCCTTTCCAACCGGAGGCAAGGTCTGGTCCTCCCCGACCATAGGAGCCGACGGCACAATCTACGTGGGGAGTAATGACGGATATATCTATGCCATCAGGTATGACGGCAGTCTGCTGTGGAAGGCCAAAATCGGGGACTGGATTTCTTCCTCTGCGGCCATAGGGAATGGGCTGATCTATGTCGGCAGCAGCGATGGTTCGGTTTATGCCCTTGGGAGCGGAGCTCCCATAGCTGATTATGATCCACCGCTAAGTTCTGTTTCGTTCAAAAATGGCAATTCTCGAGATGAAAAGAGCTCTCCCTGGAGCGGATGTTTCATCGGTTCGGTGCAAGGCTGTTGGCATCTCAGTGCGAGGCTGTCGAAATGA